In one window of Agrobacterium larrymoorei DNA:
- a CDS encoding class I SAM-dependent methyltransferase — protein sequence MSRDAIKTLFHPFAANMLEAPKAGERVLFLGAEAGAPRLEGFDAEIVAVQNLRPLYRALQASGAEVTPEISGEDYDAAFVLCGKHRGENENRMAEALKRVKAGGLIVAAGSKEDGIVTLRKTLAKLGIEAESTPKYHGVALWFTKPEDASAAISKLEQKPVTIENRFTAMPGMFSHDRVDDGSELLVSRLPTEFDGNAADFGAGWGYLSVMLAEKSPRTARIDLFEADWNALEFAKNNLLENNPRLTARFFWQDLVAEPPKEKYDLIIMNPPFHAGGQAAEPALGQAMIKTAAGALRSGGKLLMVANRGLPYEPILASEFRKSEEVCRNARFKVLSAQK from the coding sequence TCGCTGCAAACATGCTGGAAGCGCCGAAAGCTGGCGAGCGCGTGTTGTTTCTGGGCGCAGAAGCAGGCGCGCCCCGGCTGGAAGGCTTCGACGCCGAAATCGTCGCGGTTCAAAATCTGCGTCCGCTTTACCGCGCCCTCCAGGCTTCTGGCGCTGAGGTTACGCCAGAGATTTCCGGCGAAGATTACGACGCGGCTTTCGTTCTCTGCGGCAAGCACCGTGGCGAAAACGAGAACCGCATGGCGGAAGCCTTGAAGCGCGTAAAGGCGGGTGGGCTCATCGTTGCTGCCGGTTCCAAGGAAGACGGCATCGTCACGTTGCGCAAGACGCTGGCCAAGCTGGGGATCGAGGCCGAATCCACACCGAAATATCATGGCGTCGCACTCTGGTTCACGAAGCCGGAGGATGCTTCTGCTGCGATTTCGAAGCTGGAGCAGAAGCCGGTCACCATCGAAAACCGCTTTACCGCCATGCCCGGCATGTTCTCGCATGATCGCGTCGATGATGGCTCGGAACTGCTCGTTTCCCGCCTGCCGACGGAGTTCGATGGCAATGCGGCCGATTTCGGTGCTGGTTGGGGCTATCTCTCGGTCATGCTGGCCGAGAAGTCGCCGCGCACAGCCCGCATCGATCTGTTCGAAGCGGATTGGAATGCGCTGGAATTTGCCAAGAACAACCTGCTGGAGAACAATCCCCGCCTGACGGCCCGCTTCTTCTGGCAGGATCTGGTGGCTGAGCCGCCAAAGGAAAAATACGATCTCATCATCATGAACCCGCCCTTCCATGCAGGCGGACAGGCGGCTGAACCGGCACTGGGTCAAGCGATGATCAAGACGGCTGCGGGCGCATTGCGCAGCGGCGGCAAGCTGCTGATGGTCGCCAATCGTGGCCTGCCCTATGAGCCGATCCTTGCCAGCGAATTCCGCAAGAGCGAAGAAGTGTGCCGCAATGCCCGCTTTAAGGTTTTGAGCGCGCAGAAATAG